One stretch of Danio rerio strain Tuebingen ecotype United States chromosome 6, GRCz12tu, whole genome shotgun sequence DNA includes these proteins:
- the b3galt1a gene encoding beta-1,3-galactosyltransferase 1 has protein sequence MPSKVSCLYLLTVVCWASALWYLSGSRPSTAYVGQMTFIRKPILRFSKNDSFSNIRTRTLNPHNFKFLINEPKKCESTTPFLVLLISTNHKEFDARQAIRETWGDENTFSNVHILTLFLLGYSTEPVLNQMVEQESQIFHDILVEDFVDSYHNLTLKTLMGMRWVSLFCPNAQYVMKTDSDIFVNMDNLVFNLLRPNAKPRRRFFTGHVINGGPIRDVHSKWFMPRELYPDSRYPPFCSGTGYVYSGDMAELLYKTSLHTRLLHLEDVYVGLCLRKLGIQPFQNNGFNHWKMTYSLCRYRKVLTVHQISPEEILRIWNDMSNKKHLKC, from the coding sequence ATGCCATCGAAGGTGTCATGCCTATATCTGCTGACTGTGGTCTGCTGGGCCAGTGCGCTCTGGTATCTCAGCGGCTCACGGCCTTCGACAGCCTACGTTGGCCAAATGACCTTTATCCGAAAGCCAATCCTGAGGTTCTCGAAAAACGACAGTTTCAGCAATATCCGCACACGCACTCTGAATCCCCACAATTTCAAGTTCCTCATCAATGAGCCCAAGAAATGTGAAAGCACAACGCCCTTCCTCGTTCTCCTCATCAGCACCAACCACAAGGAGTTCGATGCGCGCCAAGCCATCCGGGAGACCTGGGGAGATGAAAACACCTTCAGCAACGTTCACATTTTGACGCTGTTTCTTCTGGGCTACAGCACTGAACCGGTGCTCAATCAAATGGTGGAACAAGAGAGCCAGATCTTCCATGACATCCTAGTGGAGGACTTTGTGGATTCCTATCACAATTTGACTCTGAAGACTCTCATGGGAATGCGATGGGTGTCTTTGTTTTGCCCCAACGCGCAGTACGTCATGAAAACCGACAGTGATATATTCGTCAACATGGACAATCTAGTGTTCAACCTGCTGAGACCCAACGCCAAACCAAGACGCCGCTTTTTCACAGGTCACGTGATAAACGGAGGACCCATACGCGACGTCCACAGCAAGTGGTTCATGCCCAGAGAGCTTTACCCTGATAGCAGGTATCCACCCTTCTGCTCGGGCACCGGATATGTGTATTCTGGAGACATGGCGGAGTTGCTCTACAAGACATCTCTTCATACAAGACTCCTTCATCTGGAGGATGTGTATGTGGGACTGTGCCTGCGCAAACTAGGCATTCAGCCCTTCCAGAATAATGGATTCAATCACTGGAAGATGACCTACAGCCTCTGCCGCTACCGCAAAGTGTTGACTGTACATCAGATCTCACCAGAGGAGATATTACGAATATGGAACGATATGTCCAATAAAAAGCATCTCAAATGCTAA